Proteins from a genomic interval of Vicia villosa cultivar HV-30 ecotype Madison, WI unplaced genomic scaffold, Vvil1.0 ctg.001687F_1_1, whole genome shotgun sequence:
- the LOC131636303 gene encoding uncharacterized protein LOC131636303, with product MFPGRRGLKPLFVEGVAAFLSYAFAQECCRREGGVRCPCLKCGCRNIISDPSEVKRHLERVGFRPNYWVWTSNGETMQEMNREASSSQTHIEPDINRVDPGSSSSHMQCQEQFNLVEEMFTDALGVNVAYDEPQDLDGEELPNEKAQRFYQLLKEINIPLFEGSSDSKLSMCVRLLAAKSNWNVPDQCLEFFARLMLDATPVKENMPTSYYDAKRVVSKLQRMFASMHSASQMAWHHTNRISSGMMRHPSDGEAWKHFDRVHPEFALEPRNVRLGLCSDGFTPYNFSGNAYSCWPVIVTPYNLPPEMCMTKPYMFLTCIIPGPSSPKAGIDVYLQPLIDDLKRLWVGAWTYDVPRKQNFNMRAALMWTINDFPAYGMLSGWGTHGKMGCPHCMNHTKAFTLDFGGKSSWFDCHRRFLPTNHEFRRNKDAFRKGIKVKDLPPPRLSSTQVWNNVCDLPKFTDYGEARRIKGYGVDHNWTKRSIFWDLPYWKDNLLRHNLDVMHIEKNFFDNVLNTVMDNEKTKDNEKARKDMELYCNRKELELKPRPNGKLLKPKACYTLTPQEAKAVCRWLNELRMPDGYSSNLARCADANTGKLHGMKSHDCHIFMERLLPIAFSSLPKNVLNPLTEISQFFKDICASTLRVDDIIKLDRNIPVILCKLEQIFPPGFFDSMEHLPVHLAYEAFLGGPVQYRWMYPFERFMGDSKRSVKNKNHKE from the exons atgTTTCCTGGACGACGTGGGCTTAAACCACTTTTTGTGGAAGGAGTTGCCGCGTTTCTCTCGTAtgcgtttgctcaagaatgttgtcgcAGGGAAGGAGGGGTAAGGTGTCCGTGTTTAAAGTGTGGTTGCAGAAATATTATCAGTGACCCTAGTGAAGTGAAGCGTCACTTGGAGAGAGTGGGTTTTAGGCCAAATTACTGGGTTTGGACATCTAATGGGGAAACAATGCAGGAGATGAATAGAGAGGCTTCTAGCAGTCAAACTCATATAGAACCAGATATAAATAGAGTTGATCCAGGGAGTAGTTCGTCACATATGCAGTGCCAGGAGCAATTTAATCTTGTCGAGGAGATGTTCACTGACGCATTAGGGGTGAATGTGGCGTATGATGAACCACAAGACttagatggagaagagctcccgaaTGAGAAAGCTCAAAGGTTTTATCAGCTgttgaaagaaataaatataccATTGTTTGAGGGGTCTTCTGACTCTAagctatcaatgtgtgtgagacttTTGGCTGCGAaatcaaattggaatgttcctgatcagtgtttagaATTCTTTGCGAGATTGATGTTGGACGCGACTCCTGTGAAAGAAAACATGCCTACAAGTTATTATGATGCAAAGAgggtggtgtcgaa GTTGCAAAGAATGTTTgcatcaatgcacagtgcaagccaAATGGCATGGCACCATACAAACAGAATTAGTTCAGGCATgatgcgacatccatctgatggcgaggcatggaaacacTTTGATAGAGTTCATCCTGAATTTGCACTTGAACCTAGGAATGTCCgacttggattatgctcagatggtttcaCTCCTTATAATTTTTCAGGAAatgcatattcttgttggccagttattgttacCCCGTACAatctccctcctgagatgtgcatgacgaaACCTTACATGTTTTTGACATGCATCATTCCGGGACCGTCGAGTCCAAAGGCGGGAATCGATGTTTATttgcaacctttaattgatgatctcAAGAGGCTGTGGGTGGGAGCGTGGACTTATGATGTGCCtcgtaaacaaaattttaatatgcGAGCGGCTTTGATGTGGACAATTAATGACTTTcctgcatatggcatgttgtctggatgGGGTACACATGGTAAAATGGGATGTCCGCATTGCATGAATCACACAAAAGCGTTTACTTtggactttggtgggaaaagttcgtggtttgactgtcatcgTAGGTTCTTACCTACCAACCATGAATTTAGAAGGAATAAAGATGCTTTTAGAAAAGGAATAAAAGTAAAAGATCTACCTCCCCCTCGATTGTCATCGACTCAAGTATGGAATAATGTTTGTGACCTACCAAAATTCACAGACTATGGTGAAGCACGTAGAATTAAAGGATATGGGGTTGACcataattggacaaaaagaagtatcttTTGGGACCTCCCATATTGGAAGGATAATTTGTTGCGTCATAATCTTGATGtcatgcatattgagaagaacttTTTTGATAATGTGCTTAACACGGTGATGGATAATGAGAAGACAAAAGACAATGAGAAGGCTAGGAAAGACATGGAACTTTATTGTAATCGAAAAGAATTGGAGTTGAAACCTCGACCAAACGGaaaattattaaaacccaaggcttgttacACTCTTACTCCCCAAGAAGCAAAAGCTGTATGTCGGTGGTTAAATGAATTGAGGATGCCTGATGGTTATTCTTCTAACCTGGCAAGATGTGCTGACGCCAACACTGGTAAattgcatggaatgaaaagtcacgattgtcatATTTTCATGGAACGATTACTTCCAATTGCATTCAGTTCACTGCCCAAGAATGTGCTTAATCCACTTACTGAGATCAGTCAATTTTTTAAAGACATTTGTGCTTCAACTTTAAGAGTAGACGACATCATTAAATTGGACCGAAATATTCCTGTCATTCTTTGCAAGTTGGAGCAAATATTCCCGCCAGGTTTCTTTGATTCTATGGAGCATCTCCCTGTGCATCTTGCTTATGAAGCTTTTCTAGGTGGACCTGTTCAATATAGATGGATGTATCCATTTGAAcgattcatgggtgattcaaagcgatcagttAAAAATAAG AATCATAAGGAATGA
- the LOC131636285 gene encoding glyoxylase I 4-like, with protein MGNPLQLKSLNHISLVCKSLEKSVDFYVNVLGFVPIKRPTSLNFNGAWLFNYGIGIHLLQSDDPESMTKNPHINPKDNHISFQCESMGAVEKKLQEMKIEYVKNRVEENGIYVDQLFFHDPDGSMIEICNCDNIPVVPLSENKARSCSRFKCNVPNRQQQQIQQMIPM; from the exons ATGGGAAACCCTCTACAGCTCAAATCACTGAATCACATCTCTTTGGTGTGTAAATCACTAGAAAAATCAGTTGATTTCTATGTCAACGTTCTTGGCTTCGTTCCAATTAAGAGACCCACCTCCTTAAACTTCAATGGTGCATG GTTGTTTAATTATGGCATTGGTATACACCTTCTCCAATCAGATGATCCAGAAAGCATGACCAAGAATCCACACATAAATCCAAAGGACAACCACATATCCTTCCAA TGTGAGAGTATGGGAGCAGTGGAGAAAAAACTGCAAGAGATGAAGATAGAGTATGTGAAGAACAGAGTGGAAGAAAATGGAATATACGTTGATCAACTATTTTTCCATGATCCGGATGGGTCCATGATTGAAATCTGTAATTGTGATAATATTCCTGTAGTGCCTTTATCAGAGAACAAAGCGCGGTCTTGTTCGCGCTTCAAGTGCAATGTTCCAAATCGGCAGCAGCAGCAGATTCAACAAATGATTCCAATGTAG
- the LOC131636304 gene encoding uncharacterized protein LOC131636304, whose protein sequence is MQDLSIITNIIKEKYTQFWPSYGAVHEDDKEKWFQAFKEYCIWDVRDEAAIKENFHSKCAARFSDTMRNVRLKWEAKGTRPRWIGEDIFPKLIDHWNSDKFKEISEQAKKNRASEVGGCNYAAGSISVAEVARRMREELGRTPLLNELHMETHLKRNGEFIDERAKITQENFDKELALKLSEHPEIPEPPPGYPVDPSIGFQTWYKVSGGKKKNGRVYCAGGYSKNIKRRSRDFKMRYADGEGSSTPPILTAEMLETVRNLANTEAAQQVSARNLEIEEMKRKQLEMQEEMQRRERELREEMRREFQEELRRQAQEYQEAMRIANERSQRFDQFFASQNMGGGGFGGTSGYGGADEEEEEQDGGNN, encoded by the exons ATGCAGGATC TATCGATCATAACAAATATTATTAAAGAGAAGTACACACAATTCTGGCCGTCTTATGGAGCTGTACATGAAGATGATAAGGAAAAATGGTTTCAGGCATTTAAG GAGTATTGTATTTGGGATGTTAGAGATGAGGCCGCGATTAAAGAAAACTTTCACTCCAAATGTGCTGCTCGATTTTCTGATACTATGAGGAATGTTAGACTGAAATGGGAAGCAAAAGGGACACGTCCACGTTGGATAGGAGAAGATATATTCCCAAAGCTTATTGATCATTGGAATTCTGATAAGTTTAAGGAAATATCGGAGCaggcaaagaaaaatagagcatCTGAAGTTGGTGGCTGCAACTACGCAGCAGGAAGTATTAGTGTGGCTGAAGTTGCGCGAAGAATg cgTGAAGAATTAGGCAGAACTCCACTTCTTAATGAGCTTCACATGGAGACTCATCTCAAGAGAAATGGAGAGTTTATTGACGAGCGCGCAAAAATCACACAA gAGAATTTTGATAAAGAACTTGCCCTAAAGTTGTCAGAGCATCCTGAAATACCTGAACCACCACCGGGGTATCCTGTTGACCCTAGTATTGGTTTTCAAACTTGGTATAAGGTTTCAGgtggaaagaagaaaaatgggaGAGTGTATTGTGCTGGAGGGTATTCCAAAAATATCAAGCGGCGTAGTAGAGATTTCAAAATGAGATATGCTGATGGAGAAGGATCATCCACTCCACCTATATTAACCGCCGAAATGCTTGAAACTGTGAGAAACTTGGCAAATACTGAGGCAGCACAACAAGTATCAGCaagaaatttggaaattgaagagatgaagagaaaacaattagagatgcaggaggaaatgcaaagaagagaaagagaattacGGGAAGAAATGAGGAGAGAATTTCAGGAAGAATTGAGGAGGCAGGCACAAGAGTATCAAGAAGCAATGCGAATTGCAAATGAGCGGTCACAAAGGTTTGATCAATTTTTTGCTTCACAGAATATGGGTGGAGGTGGATTTGGAGGAACTAGTGGATATGGAGGAGctgatgaagaagaggaggaacaaGATGGGGGGAATAATTAA